A genomic segment from Canis lupus baileyi chromosome 13, mCanLup2.hap1, whole genome shotgun sequence encodes:
- the NPY1R gene encoding neuropeptide Y receptor type 1, whose protein sequence is MNSTSFSQVENHSIFCNFSENSQFLAFESDDCHLPLAMIFTLALAYGAVIILGVTGNLALIMIILKQKEMRNVTNILIVNLSFSDLLVAIMCLPFTFVYTLMDHWVFGEAMCKLNPFVQCVSITVSIFSLVLIAVERHQLIINPRGWRPNNRHAYVGIAVIWVLAVVSSLPFLIYQVLTDEPFQNVTLDAFKDKYVCFDKFPSDSHRLSYTTLLLMLQYFGPLCFIFICYFKIYIRLKRRNNMMDKMRDNKYRSSETKRINIMLLSIVVAFAVCWLPLTIFNTVFDWNHQIIATCNHNLLFLLCHLTAMISTCVNPIFYGFLNKNFQRDLQFFFNFCDFRSRDDDYETIAMSTMHTDVSKTSLKQASPVAFKKINNDDNEKI, encoded by the exons ATGAATTCAACATCATTTTCCCAGGTTGAAAACCATTCAATCTTCTGTAATTTTTCAGAGAATTCCCAGTTTTTGGCTTTTGAAAGTGATGATTGTCACCTGCCCTTGGCCATGATATTTACATTAGCTCTTGCTTACGGAGCTGTAATAATTCTTGGGGTCACTGGAAACCTGGCCTTGATCATGATCATCTTGAAACAAAAGGAGATGAGAAATGTTACCAATATCCTGATTGTGAACCTTTCCTTCTCAGACTTGCTTGTTGCCATCATGTGTCTTCCCTTCACATTTGTCTACACCTTAATGGACCACTGGGTTTTTGGTGAGGCGATGTGCAAATTGAATCCTTTTGTGCAATGTGTTTCAATCACCGTGTCCATTTTCTCTCTGGTTCTCATTGCTGTGGAGCGCCATCAGCTGATCATCAACCCACGAGGGTGGAGACCAAATAACAGACATGCTTACGTAGGTATTGCGGTCATTTGGGTCCTTGCTGTGGTTTCGTCTCTACCTTTCCTCATCTATCAAGTATTGACCGATGAGCCGTTCCAGAATGTAACACTTGACGCGTTCAAGGACAAATACGTGTGCTTTGATAAATTTCCATCGGACTCCCATAGGTTGTCCTATACAACTCTCCTCTTGATGCTGCAGTATTTTGGCCCactctgttttatatttatttgctaCTTCAAG ATATATATACGCTTGAAAAGGAGAAACAACATGATGGACAAGATGAGAGACAATAAGTACAGGTCCAGTGAAACCAAAAGAATCAACATCATGCTGTTGTCCATCGTGGTAGCGTTCGCCGTGTGCTGGTTGCCTCTCACCATCTTCAACACTGTGTTTGACTGGAATCATCAGATCATCGCCACGTGCAACCATAACCTGTTATTCCTGCTGTGCCACCTTACGGCCATGATATCCACTTGTGTCAACCCCATATTTTACGGATTTCTGAACAAAAATTTCCAGAGAGACTTGCAGTTCTTCTTTAACTTTTGTGATTTCCGGTCTCGGGATGATGACTATGAGACGATAGCCATGTCTACCATGCACACAGATGTTTCTAAGACTTCTTTGAAACAAGCAAGCCCAGTCGCATTTAAGAAAATCAACAATGATGACAATGAAAAAATCTGA